DNA from Ignisphaera sp.:
ACTTTGTGAGAGCAACTCAAATCCCATAGTCCTGATGGTATCGGAAAACTTCTTTGAGAATGTTGCTACAGAGTTGTCATCAAGTGTATGAAATGTGGTGTCAGCAATAATTACATCTATGCTATTATCGCTACCGAATTTCAGCCATAGCACATCGGGATCAGGTCCAAGATTTTCTGCATTTCTTAGGAATTCTTTCTGAATAGCATATCCCTTGCTTTTTAGTGTTTCAATAATGGCCCTCCTAAAAGCTTTTATAATGGAGTTTTCTATTTTTCTCAATTTATCGCTATCAATATATTCGCGATTTATATACAATCTTCTATGTTTCTCTCTATTAATTTTTCGAGGCAGATATTTGATTATCTCCTCTAAAACCATTTCACAATATCCTTGTATAACACTATTCGGCGTCTAGTAAAGAACTTGTCTAACATACTTAATACTTTTGTGTAAATCCTCTGCTGAAATAGCTATGTGGACAATCATTAGAACTAGTGGAACATTAGAATAGGTGAATATATATAGTATTGCAAGAAGTAAGCTAATTGCTTGTGGAGCTAATGCAATAGCAATGAAATCTTCGACACCCTCGACACTAACATTAAACCCGACGTAGAGGCCCCTTAACATGAATTTGTATTGTGCTCTAACAACATTAATCATCATTAAATGTATTAATTCATGTAACAGTCCTATAAGTGGTAGAGAAACCATGGCAATGACTGTCTGCTCCATATTCATCATTTTTGATGTGACCAGCGACGTTGCAAAACCCATACATAGATATGCAAATATTTTTAGTTTCGCCATCCTCACACCCTAGCATAACTACGTAAAACTAACCTATGATGATATATATGCTCAACTATAAGACCAAGTAGGTGACAAAAACAATCGCTCTACCTGTTTCACCGAAACTTTTACCAAGGAACATTCTTTAGCTTCAAAAGATATGCAATATAATTTGTTAGAATATGCAACAACAATGTTAATAACAATGCATATAACCACATTTCATAGGTTATCACAATAAGTTTGCATGCTATGCCAAGGAATAGTGCCACAACCAAAAATAGTAGCTGATCAACTAATGGCAAAGGCTCGCCTGGTCTCAGACCCAACCTTCTTTTAATGAATGCACCGATTAGATCTCCCATCATAGCTCCAAGGCCCAAAACAAAACCCGTTAATATGCCCTTCACAATCAAGTTATTCGTTAAAGAGCTTTGAACAAAACCTGTCAAAACACCTCCAATTATACCAGCAACTAATCCCTCCCAGCTCTTGCTATCACCAAATATCCTCTTACCATCTAGAAAATTCTTGCCAAAGTCTATTGGATGTCTTCTTAGACCAAGCTTCAATAGAAGCTTTGCCGCTACGACAGGTGCCCCATTTGCTACATATGCCGGTAAAACAATCCAAATAACATCAGCTAGCTCTTTGAGCAACTTTAAAACCTCAGCTTCTCAGCTTATTTTTGATTAAGAAGACCTGGAATTAAAATCATTAACACTTTTATTTTTCACTAACAAAATCTTTAAGCACTGTAATTAGGTGGGTCAATTGAATTTAAAGCGTGTTGAAATCAGATGGCATGGTCGTGGAGGGCAGGGAGCTGTAACAGCCTCCATGATACTTGCTGAAGCTGCTATATACCAAGGAAAGTATGCACAAGCATTTCCAGAGTTTGGCGCAGAGAGAAGAGGAGCTCCTGTGAGAGCATATACCAGGGTATCGGAAGAACCTATTCTCTCAAGAGCGCCAATCATAGAACCAGATGTTGTAGTTGTTCTCGATCCATCTCTAGATAAATCGCTTTACATCGGCGGTCTAAAAAGCAATGGTGTTTTGGTTATAAATACTAGGAAGAGTATAGGTGATATTGTGAAGGATATTGGTAGAAGCGATATTAAGATTGCTCGTGTAGATGCAACAAAAATAGCTTTAGAGGTTTTGAAGGCACCTTTCGTCAATATGGCCATGTTAGGCGCAGTAGCTAAGGCAGTTCCAATTGTTGATACAGCTCATATCGAAGAAGCGATAAAAGAGAACTTTAGACCCAAGATAGCAGAGGCAAATATACAAGCAATGAGAAGAGCATTCAACGAGGTGGAGATTTCGTGAGCGCAAGCACAAAAAGATTAGCTAGCTGGAGAGAGATCCCAATTGGAGGAGCAATTACAGAGCCTGGTAACAGCGTTAAAAGACCTACCGGCGATTGGAGGGTTTTCAAACCTGTGATAAACCAGGAAAGGTGTGTTAGATGCTACCTCTGCTGGGTCTTCTGCCCAGAACCAGCTATAAAAATACTTGACAAACCATATAAGACGGCAAGTGGTAGAGAGTGGAAGATAACTTTTGAGGTAGACTATGATTTCTGTAAGGGATGTGGAATATGCGTAGAGGAGTGCCCAGTCAAAGCAATAGACTTTATTGAAGAGGTGAAGTAGGGCAATGGAAAAAGATTTATGGATTAGAATACCCCTAAGCTCAAACTATGCTGCTGCTCACGCTGTTAAAGATGTTGATGTGGATGTGGTGGCAGCATATCCTATAACACCACAAACGACGGTTGTTGAGAAAATTGCAGAGTTTATAGCTAATGGAGAGTTAAATGCTGAGATGATTCATGTTGAAAGTGAGCACTCAGCTCTTAGTGCATGCATTGGAGCTTCGGCTGCTGGGGCAAGAGTATTTACAGCTACATCAGCTCAGGGGCTAGAGCTCATGCATGAGATGTTGCATATAGCATCTGGACTAAGACTGCCAATAGTCATGTCGATAGCTGCTAGAGCTCTTTCAGCCCCTCTAAGCATTTGGGGAGACTACAGCGATGTTATGAACACCAGAGACTCTTCGTGGATAACAATAATTGCTTCAACAGCTCAAGAGG
Protein-coding regions in this window:
- a CDS encoding metalloprotease family protein, coding for MAKLKIFAYLCMGFATSLVTSKMMNMEQTVIAMVSLPLIGLLHELIHLMMINVVRAQYKFMLRGLYVGFNVSVEGVEDFIAIALAPQAISLLLAILYIFTYSNVPLVLMIVHIAISAEDLHKSIKYVRQVLY
- a CDS encoding CDP-2,3-bis-(O-geranylgeranyl)-sn-glycerol synthase, with product MLKELADVIWIVLPAYVANGAPVVAAKLLLKLGLRRHPIDFGKNFLDGKRIFGDSKSWEGLVAGIIGGVLTGFVQSSLTNNLIVKGILTGFVLGLGAMMGDLIGAFIKRRLGLRPGEPLPLVDQLLFLVVALFLGIACKLIVITYEMWLYALLLTLLLHILTNYIAYLLKLKNVPW
- a CDS encoding 2-oxoacid:acceptor oxidoreductase family protein, with protein sequence MNLKRVEIRWHGRGGQGAVTASMILAEAAIYQGKYAQAFPEFGAERRGAPVRAYTRVSEEPILSRAPIIEPDVVVVLDPSLDKSLYIGGLKSNGVLVINTRKSIGDIVKDIGRSDIKIARVDATKIALEVLKAPFVNMAMLGAVAKAVPIVDTAHIEEAIKENFRPKIAEANIQAMRRAFNEVEIS
- a CDS encoding 4Fe-4S binding protein; this translates as MSASTKRLASWREIPIGGAITEPGNSVKRPTGDWRVFKPVINQERCVRCYLCWVFCPEPAIKILDKPYKTASGREWKITFEVDYDFCKGCGICVEECPVKAIDFIEEVK